The nucleotide window CCGCTCCCCCATCGGTCGCGCCTTCAAGGGTTCGCTGAAGGACCTGCGCCCCGACGATCTCGCCGCCACGATCGTCGACGCCGCGCTGAACAAGGTGCCGCAGCTCGACCGCACCCTGATCGAGGATCTCTACCTCGGCTGCGGCCTGCCGGGCGGCGAGCAGGGCTTCAACATGGCCCGCGTGGTCGCCACCCTGCTCGGACTTGACGGCCTGCCGGGCGCCACCGTGACGCGGTACTGCTCCTCGTCGCTACAGACCACCCGGATGGCCTTCCACGCGATCAAGGCCGGCGAGGGCGACATCTTCGTCTCGGCCGGTGTCGAGACCGTCTCCCGCTTCGCCCGGGGCAACTCCGACAGCCTCCCGCCCGAGGCGCAGGCCCTGGTCGGCGGCGGCTGGGAGAACCCGAAGTTCGCCGACGCCCGCGTCCGCAACACGGAGGCGGCCAAGAACGGCGGCGTCTGGCACGACCCCCGCGAGGACGGCCTGCTCCCGGACATCTACCTGGGCATGGGCTACACGGCGGAGAACCTGGCGCAGGCGTACGACGTGAGCCGCGCGGACATGGACGAGTTCGGCGTCCGCAGCCAGAACCTGGCGGAGAAGGCGATCGCGGACGGCTTCTGGGAGCGCGAGATCACCCCCGTCACCACCCCGGACGGCAAGATCGTCTCGGCCGACGACGGCCCGCGCCCGGGCGTGACGATGGAGGCGGTGACGGGCCTGAAGCCGGTCTTCCGCCCGGACGGCCGCATCACGGCCGGCAACTGCTGCCCCCTGAACGACGGCGCGGCCGCCGTGGTCATCATGAGCGACACCAAGGCCCGCGAGCTGGGCATCACCCCGCTGGCCCGGGTCGTCTCCACCGGCGTGACCGCCCTTTCGCCGGAGATCATGGGCCTCGGCCCGGTAGAGGCGTCGCGCCAGGCACTCAAGCGCGCCGGCATGACCATCGACGACGTCGACCTGGTCGAGATCAACGAGGCCTTCGCGGCCCAGGTCATCCCCTCCTACCGGGAGCTGGGCATCCCGCTGGACAAGCTGAACGTGAACGGCGGCGCGATCGCGGTCGGCCACCCGTTCGGCATGACCGGCGCCCGGATCACCGGAACGCTGCTGAACTCGCTGGAGTGGCACGACAAGAGCATCGGCCTCGAGACGATGTGCGTCGGCGGCGGCCAGGGCATGGCGATGGTGCTCGAACGGCTCAGCTGACGCTCTCTCAATCCCCCGCCGGGTTCGACTGCCTTTGACGGCGTCGGGCCCGGCGGATTTCATTTCCGCCCCGCTCAGAGGCTCGCGCGGGTCGTGGAGATCGCCTCGGCGGCCTCGGCCAGCGTCTCGTCCGGCGGGCCGGCCGCCAGCAGGTCGTCGGCCATGACCCGGACCTGGTCCGCGAGGATGGTGTCCGCCAGGCGCGGCACCGGCCGCTGCCGGCGGTTCTCCGCGGCGGCCCCGAGATCGGCGAGTCGCTGCACCAGGCCGTGCAGGAGGTCTCCGCGGGTGCACCCGGCGGTGCCCGCGGCCGCGCCCCAGCGTGCCGCCTCCCAGTGACTCACCTGGGCCAGCAGGCGCTGCACCGCCGCTTGGAAGTCGTCCACCAACGGACCCTATCCGCGCGCAGAAAAGGGGCAGCGCCCGGGCCGTGGGGAGACGGCCGGGCGCTGCCGGGTCAGACGCGTGTTCGCGACGGTCAGTCGTCGCCTTGCAGGAAGCTCAGCAGGCGCAGGATCTCGATGTACAGCCAGATCAGGCTGACCAGGATGCCGAACGCGGCCGTCCACGAGTAGCGCTGAGGCAGGCCCATGCGGACGCCCTCCTCGACCTCGTGGAAGCTGAGGATGAAGCTGAGCGACGCCACGACGATGCAGACCAGGCTGAAGCCGATGCCGAGCGCACCGGCGCTGCGCAGCCCCGTCGTCACGCCGAAGAGGGACAGGACGAAGTTGATGAGCATGACCGCGAAGAGGCCCGCCATCACCGCGATCATGCCGCGCCGGAACTTCGGGGTGGCCCGGATCGCCTTGACCTTGTACAAAGCGGCCATCACGAAGAAGACGCCGAAGGTGGCGATCACCGCCTGGAGCACGATGCCGTCGTAGAACGACTCGAACATCTTGCTGACCAGGCCGACGAACGCGCCCTCGACCACCGCGTACGCGATGACCAGCGCCGGGTTCGCCACCCGGGAGAACGAGATGATCAGGCCAAGGACCAGCCCCACCATCGCCGCGCCGATCCAGGCCGGCCCGAGCAGCGAGTCCGGGACCAGGTTCCAGGCCGCCACGGCGGAGACGCCGGTGATGCCGAGCAGCATCACGGTCTTCACCACGACGTCGTCGACGGTCATGGGCAGTACGGCCGGCGGCGCCGCCGGGAATCCCTCGGCCGACGGGTACGGCTGACCGTAACCCGGCTGACCGGCGGCCGGTCCGTACGGTCCGGCCGGGTTGTAGCCGGCCGACCGCTCGCGCTCGGCCGCTTCGCCGAGGCGCGAGAGCACCGGGTTTGAAGTCTTCACTGTGTCCAGCCTCCCTTTGAGGTTGAGGCACGTAGGGGCGTGCTCTTCCAGGGTAAGCGCTTCAGCGACCCGATGGCGTCCGTGATCGCTGTGAGCAGCCTGAAAACATGAACTGACCGCGGCGATGAGCGTGCCCGGGGCGGGTCTCGAACCCGCACGCCTTTTGGGCAGCCGCTTTTAAGGCGGCCGTGTCTGCCGTTCCACCACCCGGGCGGGATGCTCTGCTGCTCACCGTAGCCGGTGCGGTCAGCCCGGCAGAACGCCGGACTCCTGCCGACTCGCTCAGCGGGTGCCGGCCCCCACCGGCTCCGCCGCGCGGCCGTCGCCCAGCGGCGGCGTCACGTGGGTGAACTCCTCGCGGGGCGCGTGGAGCTGG belongs to Amorphoplanes digitatis and includes:
- a CDS encoding Bax inhibitor-1/YccA family protein yields the protein MKTSNPVLSRLGEAAERERSAGYNPAGPYGPAAGQPGYGQPYPSAEGFPAAPPAVLPMTVDDVVVKTVMLLGITGVSAVAAWNLVPDSLLGPAWIGAAMVGLVLGLIISFSRVANPALVIAYAVVEGAFVGLVSKMFESFYDGIVLQAVIATFGVFFVMAALYKVKAIRATPKFRRGMIAVMAGLFAVMLINFVLSLFGVTTGLRSAGALGIGFSLVCIVVASLSFILSFHEVEEGVRMGLPQRYSWTAAFGILVSLIWLYIEILRLLSFLQGDD
- a CDS encoding acetyl-CoA C-acetyltransferase, with product MPEAVIVATARSPIGRAFKGSLKDLRPDDLAATIVDAALNKVPQLDRTLIEDLYLGCGLPGGEQGFNMARVVATLLGLDGLPGATVTRYCSSSLQTTRMAFHAIKAGEGDIFVSAGVETVSRFARGNSDSLPPEAQALVGGGWENPKFADARVRNTEAAKNGGVWHDPREDGLLPDIYLGMGYTAENLAQAYDVSRADMDEFGVRSQNLAEKAIADGFWEREITPVTTPDGKIVSADDGPRPGVTMEAVTGLKPVFRPDGRITAGNCCPLNDGAAAVVIMSDTKARELGITPLARVVSTGVTALSPEIMGLGPVEASRQALKRAGMTIDDVDLVEINEAFAAQVIPSYRELGIPLDKLNVNGGAIAVGHPFGMTGARITGTLLNSLEWHDKSIGLETMCVGGGQGMAMVLERLS